In one window of Gossypium arboreum isolate Shixiya-1 chromosome 4, ASM2569848v2, whole genome shotgun sequence DNA:
- the LOC108473775 gene encoding GDSL esterase/lipase At2g30310-like → MTVRLENPMNRQCLENQNSDARSYNKKLVKLLPKIQVELPRSKLVYADIYQPLMDMITHPQQYGIVETTVGCCGTGVLGLSLFCNSVISACGNPSQFVFWDSVHPTQKVYQQLAKYIVKEVVPKLLPN, encoded by the exons ATGACGGTCAGACTTGAGAATCCAATGAATCGACAATGCTTGGAGAATCAAAACTCAGATGCGCGATCTTATAATAAGAAGCTGGTGAAATTGTTGCCTAAAATACAAGTAGAGCTGCCAAGGTCCAAACTTGTGTATGCAGACATTTATCAGCCATTGATGGACATGATCACTCATCCTCAACAATATG GAATTGTAGAAACAACAGTGGGTTGCTGTGGCACTGGTGTCTTGGGGCTTTCATTATTCTGTAACTCGGTGATATCGGCATGTGGAAATCCTTCACAGTTTGTGTTTTGGGATAGTGTTCACCCAACCCAAAAAGTTTACCAACAACTTGCCAAATACATCGTCAAGGAAGTCGTTCCCAAATTATTACCAAATTAA
- the LOC128279242 gene encoding GDSL esterase/lipase At1g06990-like, whose protein sequence is MTIINTCGASASTNPKFPAIVIFGDSTVDPGNNNYIDTIFKGNIAPYGINFPGHVPTGKFSDGKLVTDFVASSLGIKDVVQPFLDPNLTNDDLRTGVSFASTNSGYDDLTTLLSNVITVSRQVEMFRSYIEKLKGIVGDEEPTTSLLRLWW, encoded by the coding sequence ATGACCATCATCAACACCTGCGGTGCCAGCGCCAGCACCAACCCAAAGTTCCCTGCCATTGTCATCTTTGGTGACTCAACAGTGGATCCCGGTAACAACAACTATATCGACACAATCTTTAAAGGCAACATAGCCCCATATGGGATAAACTTTCCAGGCCACGTTCCTACAGGCAAGTTTTCGGATGGCAAACTTGTTACGGACTTTGTGGCATCTTCTTTAGGGATCAAAGACGTCGTACAGCCTTTCTTGGACCCAAATCTAACAAACGATGACCTCCGCACCGGTGTTAGCTTTGCCTCTACTAATTCCGGATATGATGATTTAACTACGTTGTTGTCCAATGTCATCACGGTTTCAAGGCAAGTTGAGATGTTTAGAAGCTACATAGAGAAGCTTAAGGGAATTGTAGGAGATGAAGAACCAACAACATCATTGCTGAGGCTCTGGTGGTAG
- the LOC108455197 gene encoding protein EARLY RESPONSIVE TO DEHYDRATION 15-like: MEILSQRPSSFSTLNPNAPLFVPLAYRTVEDFSDEWWSLVQSSPCFRDYWLQERFHDPQNDDADLLFPDDLDAVFDDYDDFFVDPTREGKEEDTQKELVPVGAFKWRKGRVVSESPRFLEKAPKIVNVKVSPRNIHQPR; the protein is encoded by the exons ATGGAGATTCTCTCTCAACGACCATCTTCTTTCTCAACTTTGAATCCCAACGCTCCATTGTTTGTTCCGTTAGCGTACCGGACGGTCGAGGATTTCTCTGATGAGTGGTGGTCTCTCGTCCAATCCTCCCCGTGTTTCCGCGACTACTGGCTTCAAGAACGTTTCCACGATCCCCAAAACGACGACGCCGATCTTCTTTTCCCCGACGATCTTGATGCCGTCTTTGACGATTACGACGACTTTTTCGTTGACCCTACCC GTGAAGGGAAGGAAGAAGATACTCAAAAGGAATTGGTACCCGTTGGAGCATTCAAATGGCGGAAGGGGCGAGTTGTGAGTGAGTCACCTAGGTTTCTTGAGAAAGCGCCCAAGATCGTGAATGTGAAAGTGAGTCCGAGGAATATTCACCAACCAAGGTAG
- the LOC108473784 gene encoding uncharacterized protein LOC108473784 → MLLQPGNDALISSSRVSTIFTLMKREEIYQPSAYTEPSADWGIRNSSNGDELHISNCVGDSFSGFLITRSLEPDGKGAVIYTPVISTGNGAHWKFTLLLLSFEILVDNINFLFLFAKIFGWLIENIAWEPIPAAKSFKKQHRDLR, encoded by the exons ATGCTACTACAACCAGGCAATGATGCTCTTATAAGCAGTTCTAGAGTTTCTACCATATTTACATTGATGAAG AGAGAAGAAATTTACCAGCCATCAGCATACACTGAGCCATCAGCGGATTGGGGAATCCGGAACTCCTCCAACGGAGATGAACTCCATATTTCAAATTGTGTGGGAGATTCATTTTCAGGATTTCTAATCACAAGAAGCTTGGAACCTGATGGTAAAGGAGCAGTTATATACACTCCTGTCATCTCAACAGGAAATGGTGCCCATTGGAAGTTTACATTATTGTTACTTTCTTTCGAAATACTAGTTGACAACATAAACTTTCTTTTCTTGTTTGCCAAAATATTCGGTTGGCTAATTGAAAATATTGCTTGGGAGCCTATTCCTGCAGCAAAAAGTTTCAAAAAACAGCATCGGGATCTGCGATAG